A genomic region of Sphingobacteriales bacterium contains the following coding sequences:
- a CDS encoding GNAT family N-acetyltransferase, with protein sequence MLWNIGSLPLRSATTPLCLQAATLRQVPVIFALVQENREYLRTWLPWVDANQKPADTYHFLKSARNSTLSADRKDIFEIRYENQLVGLIDLHDYNPSQQSVDIGYWLAEAWQGRGIVSDACTLLIGYAFKKDKNLEKVFIRCALGNLKSRHVPERLGFEYIGFDTEKHIINGREHTMAVYCMERKNWKKNDTR encoded by the coding sequence ATGCTTTGGAATATTGGGTCATTGCCTTTGCGTTCTGCCACAACTCCGCTTTGCTTGCAGGCTGCCACCTTGCGACAGGTTCCTGTCATTTTTGCCTTGGTGCAAGAAAACCGCGAGTATTTGCGCACTTGGCTGCCTTGGGTAGATGCCAACCAAAAACCCGCCGACACCTACCACTTTTTGAAATCCGCCCGCAACAGCACTTTATCTGCCGACCGAAAAGACATTTTTGAAATCCGCTACGAAAACCAATTGGTGGGTTTGATAGATTTACACGACTACAATCCTTCGCAACAATCGGTGGACATCGGGTACTGGTTGGCGGAGGCGTGGCAGGGCAGAGGAATTGTAAGTGATGCTTGTACTTTGCTCATCGGTTACGCTTTTAAAAAGGATAAAAACTTAGAAAAAGTATTCATTCGTTGTGCGCTGGGCAATCTGAAAAGTCGCCATGTGCCGGAGCGTTTGGGCTTTGAATACATCGGTTTTGATACAGAAAAACACATCATCAACGGCAGGGAGCATACGATGGCAGTATATTGTATGGAAAGAAAAAACTGGAAAAAAAACGATACACGATAG
- the folB gene encoding dihydroneopterin aldolase: protein MKYSIGLEKARFYAYHGVYEAEQILGNWFEVSICVSADIADAGSDVLADTVNYESLYGICAREMRIRSLLIEQVAHRIVVAVARELPAVQSIRLRLAKLNPPLGGVVAQSFVEVEKNFFVDN, encoded by the coding sequence ATGAAATACTCCATCGGTTTGGAAAAAGCGCGTTTTTATGCTTATCATGGCGTGTATGAAGCAGAACAAATACTGGGCAACTGGTTTGAAGTAAGTATTTGTGTTTCTGCGGATATTGCCGATGCAGGCAGCGATGTATTAGCCGATACTGTAAATTATGAGTCGCTGTATGGCATTTGTGCCCGCGAAATGCGGATCAGGTCGCTTTTGATTGAGCAGGTGGCGCATCGCATTGTGGTAGCCGTTGCCCGCGAACTGCCCGCCGTACAATCAATTCGGCTGCGCCTCGCCAAACTCAACCCGCCTTTGGGGGGTGTGGTGGCGCAAAGTTTTGTGGAGGTAGAAAAAAATTTTTTTGTAGATAATTAA
- a CDS encoding T9SS type A sorting domain-containing protein codes for MHPNYKSLILLPKKKSGDGDGKIEAGEIMTVHINNNNKGHANMGNAVAAISSDDNFVIISQNTQDIAALNIETPNQSSFDVQILPTVAENDIFHFTYTLAQNDEYGLTKDFEMLVNIRAEDFESGDYTTYPWTVANNYPWTIDNTQKYEGTYSSKSGSIDDGQKKHIEITMTASENGIISFYKKVSSEQDWDFLRFFIDGQEKGSWSGEVDWSQENYPVTAAEHTFRWEYEKDPYYSAGEDAAWLDFIILPKSNDIVQCVADAGTLTFSNATIIAQSTPIQTIGIGFNAGNVQVYTLLDEQNNIVDFNLSGQFEVAELGTYHVGVLNYPATANIENLTIGASIQSVTASCYDLYISEYLIEVVPDEVIGIAEEKENIHLQLAPNPAQDFIYLTFANNNMQQQSKEQFVAIYDAQGKQVKQQAILIVAGGMQQTFTIDIAHLPSGIYTLQLQNDAAIIKGSGTVFIKN; via the coding sequence ATGCACCCCAATTACAAATCCTTAATTTTACTGCCGAAGAAAAAAAGCGGCGATGGAGACGGAAAAATAGAAGCGGGTGAAATAATGACCGTTCATATCAACAACAACAACAAAGGACACGCGAATATGGGCAATGCCGTTGCCGCTATCAGCAGCGATGACAACTTCGTCATTATATCCCAAAACACCCAAGACATAGCAGCTTTAAATATAGAAACACCGAATCAAAGTTCTTTTGATGTTCAGATATTGCCCACCGTAGCCGAAAACGATATATTTCATTTTACTTATACTTTAGCTCAAAATGATGAATACGGACTTACAAAAGATTTTGAAATGCTCGTAAATATAAGAGCCGAAGATTTTGAAAGTGGCGATTATACAACTTACCCTTGGACGGTAGCTAATAATTATCCTTGGACAATTGATAATACTCAAAAATACGAAGGCACTTATTCGAGCAAATCGGGCAGCATTGATGACGGACAAAAAAAGCATATTGAAATTACAATGACGGCATCAGAAAACGGCATTATCAGCTTTTATAAAAAAGTATCTTCTGAACAGGATTGGGACTTTTTGAGATTTTTTATTGACGGGCAGGAGAAAGGTTCTTGGAGTGGCGAAGTGGATTGGTCGCAGGAGAACTATCCGGTAACGGCTGCTGAACATACATTTCGCTGGGAATACGAAAAAGACCCCTATTACAGTGCAGGTGAAGATGCAGCGTGGTTGGATTTTATTATTTTACCAAAATCAAATGATATAGTACAATGTGTTGCCGATGCGGGAACGCTCACTTTCAGCAATGCTACCATTATTGCCCAAAGCACACCCATACAAACAATAGGTATAGGATTTAATGCAGGCAATGTGCAAGTATATACTTTATTAGATGAACAAAACAACATTGTTGATTTCAATCTTTCCGGTCAATTTGAGGTGGCGGAGTTAGGTACTTATCATGTAGGCGTACTCAATTATCCGGCTACTGCCAATATTGAAAATCTTACCATAGGCGCATCTATCCAATCTGTTACGGCTTCTTGCTATGATTTATACATCAGCGAATACCTGATAGAAGTAGTACCCGATGAAGTAATAGGCATAGCGGAAGAAAAAGAAAATATACATTTACAACTTGCACCAAATCCCGCACAAGACTTTATTTATTTGACGTTTGCCAATAATAATATGCAGCAACAAAGCAAAGAGCAGTTTGTGGCTATATACGATGCACAAGGCAAGCAAGTAAAACAGCAAGCAATACTTATTGTGGCGGGCGGTATGCAACAAACGTTTACTATTGATATAGCGCATTTACCAAGCGGCATTTATACCTTGCAATTGCAAAATGATGCTGCAATTATAAAAGGCAGTGGCACTGTTTTTATCAAAAATTAA